The Bombus huntii isolate Logan2020A chromosome 1, iyBomHunt1.1, whole genome shotgun sequence genome contains a region encoding:
- the LOC126866776 gene encoding uncharacterized protein LOC126866776 produces the protein MATKLESLDKDMILMLSEKLKAWDANFRDMSTKMNKLQDDVRSLKTKKEIKTPVSSPIISQATIPTEVNPQPIKLKDAIETVPVFDGHRPSVFRFLRACERARNMVPRHQESQLVKLLTNKLRGHAFLAVEDTEVISLNDFGNKLKDMFGPGKTVNEYKGELATVFQRPGEDILDYIDRVKDLRLAIMNGERYEYGTVFQDRIDRDTREAFVKGLPNEVYLRVKIAGYQSLDWTMRTAKP, from the coding sequence ATGGCGACTAAATTAGAATCATTGGACAAAGACATGATCTTGATGTTATCGGAAAaacttaaagcatgggatgcgaattTTCGCGACATGAGtacaaaaatgaataaattacaaGACGATGTGCGTTCactgaaaacaaaaaaagaaatcaagaCACCCGTATCATCGCCGATAATTTCCCAAGCGACAATACCGACAGAAGTTAATCCCCAACCAATTAAGTTAAAAGATGCAATAGAGACAGTACCGGTGTTCGACGGACATCGACCCTCggtatttcgatttttaagaGCATGCGAGCGCGCACGAAACATGGTTCCTAGGCATCAAGAATCTCAgttagtaaaattattaacgaaTAAGCTTCGCGGACACGCGTTTCTCGCCGTAGAAGACACAGAAGTAATAAGTTTAAACGATTTcgggaataaattaaaagatatgttCGGTCCGGGAAAAACggttaacgaatataaaggggaattagctACAGTATTTCAACGACCGGGAGAAGATATTTTGGACTACATAGATCGCGTCAAAGATCTCAGACTGGCGATAATGAACGGGGAAAGATACGAGTACGGCACCGTATTTCAAGATAGGATAGATCGAGACACGAGGGAAGCTTTCGTTAAGGGGCTCCCAAACGAGGTGTATTTACGAGTAAAGATAGCAGGATACCAATCCTTGGACTGGACGATGCGTACCGCCAAGCCGTGA